Below is a genomic region from Desulfomonilia bacterium.
TGCTGACCCATTCATTTGATTTGTCTTTAAGAAAATCGCTGACACCTGATTTGGTTGCGAGCCCGTCCTGGACGATAAGCCTTTCGAGCATCATTTGTGCTTTTTTCCCGGCACTGTCGGTTGTGCAGGAATTGCTGAACCCGCTGTGGATGATTGCCTTGTTAAAGAGCCCTTTCGCAAGGGGCGAGGCCATCATGGTCAATGTATTGATGCCGCCTGCGGACTGACCGGAGATTGTCACGTTGTCCGGGTCGCCGCCGAATGCGGCAATATTCTGTTTTATCCATTTGAGAGACTGGATAATGTCGAGTGTGCCGTAATTACCTGAGTCATCGAGCTTGTCGCCAGTGAGCAGGGCTGGGTGCCTGAACCACCCGAGGTAGCCTATCCTGTAGTTTACCGTCACGAAAACGAAATTGCCGTCTGATGAAACCCTGGCGCCGTTATATATGCTTACATCCGACCTGCCGATTATGTTGCCGCCTCCGTATATGAAAACATAAACAGGAAGTTTTACCTCTGTGGTATTGGGTCGCCAGATATTCAGAAACAGGCAGTTTTCGCTGCCGGTCACCTTGCCGTCGCCGATGATATCAGAAAGCGTATCCGCCCCGGTCTCGGAAAGGAAATTACCGTACTGGGTACAGAAGCTGCAGAATTTTGTGGCATCTCTTATCCCGTCCCATGGTTCCGGTTCCTGAGGGGCTCTCCACCTGAGATTGCCGAGGGGAGGTTTGGCAAATGGGATTCCCAGCCATGCAAGGGTATTATACCGGTCGGCCTTGCCCCTTAAAACACCCTGGCTTACCGTGACATCAAGCGGAGAACCTTTAATTTCAGGGTTGTTTGAAGTGTCTTCCGCTGTTCCGCCTGCGGCGGCAGTATCATCGCTTGATGATTTTGAACAGCCGGATATGACGCACGAAAGGAAAATTATCAAATATACAAGTAACAATCTGAAGCGTATTGCCATGAATGCCTCCATTATTAAATTTAAAAGTCTCGT
It encodes:
- a CDS encoding carboxylesterase family protein — protein: MAIRFRLLLVYLIIFLSCVISGCSKSSSDDTAAAGGTAEDTSNNPEIKGSPLDVTVSQGVLRGKADRYNTLAWLGIPFAKPPLGNLRWRAPQEPEPWDGIRDATKFCSFCTQYGNFLSETGADTLSDIIGDGKVTGSENCLFLNIWRPNTTEVKLPVYVFIYGGGNIIGRSDVSIYNGARVSSDGNFVFVTVNYRIGYLGWFRHPALLTGDKLDDSGNYGTLDIIQSLKWIKQNIAAFGGDPDNVTISGQSAGGINTLTMMASPLAKGLFNKAIIHSGFSNSCTTDSAGKKAQMMLERLIVQDGLATKSGVSDFLKDKSNEWVSNYLRSKTIEEIYPPDNCGPFTLPMDSITVADAMMGVYEDGYVVPKAQIDCIKEGNYNKVSVIIGCTKEELRLLISQLVFNPKRLWAATQAYDPDNPNFDLNKLLDPVSYPILALYGPATAIGQLYMEGFGVDQTVAALKKWQNDVWVYKFMWDEEPEPFDFFIGAGHAMDLPFVFGNFITDKSSLAFFAWNKKNLPGAEALSAVMRKYYANFVHSGDPNGGELTSWTAWSAKKGEPKRLLFNLKNEGGTGNETPDIKMSAEMIEPEQIPDPRKTWNSIIKMLLGAAGVKG